In the Lascolabacillus massiliensis genome, one interval contains:
- a CDS encoding M13 family metallopeptidase: MKRLLFPITVFFIMTTIGCTEQGKTGMTQGLNISDMDTTVSPGESFYQYATGGWQKANPIPDEYARYGSFDKLREENQHQIQALIQALSGQDYENGTNAQKVGDLYSIGMDSVKLNSDGAEPIRPLLQKIADVVSKEDIIRVSAQLSKVVSNPFFGFSVGPDDKNSSMNIVHIYQSGIGMGDRDYYLLQNEHSQNLRAAYIKLMETQFQNTGYSEADAKKAAANVMKIETELAGAHVTKEMRRLPELNYHKLLVSELDNQVAPFAWNIYFDELGAAGIDSLNVSQIEPVKAAIAIIEREPIEVLKDYLSWKVINSAANYLSDDFVNANFEFYGRTMSGSKELRPRWRRTIDAVNGAMGEAVGQLYVEKYFPAEAKERMLNLVENLKISLGERISQLEWMSDATKEKAQEKLGTFIVKIGYPDKWKDYSSLEIKDDSYWQNIMRASEFAWEEMMDELGKPVDRTKWYMSPQTVNAYYSPSSNEICFPAGILQPPFFYMDGDDAINYGGIGVVIGHEMTHGFDDQGRKFDKDGNLTDWWTAEDAARFDERAKVLVDFFDNIVVLDTVHANGTFTLGENIADHGGLQVAYHAFQKTDQAKKDENIDGFTPAQRFFLSYAGLWAGNVRDAEILRLTQIDPHSLGKWRVDGALPHIEAWYEAFGIDSEDPMYVPAEERASIW; this comes from the coding sequence ATGAAACGATTATTGTTCCCAATTACAGTTTTTTTTATAATGACGACAATAGGCTGCACTGAACAAGGTAAAACCGGTATGACTCAAGGTCTTAATATCTCTGATATGGACACAACAGTTAGCCCGGGTGAAAGTTTTTATCAATATGCTACAGGAGGATGGCAAAAAGCAAATCCTATACCCGATGAGTATGCGCGTTACGGATCTTTTGACAAACTACGTGAAGAGAATCAACACCAGATTCAGGCCTTGATTCAGGCCTTGAGTGGACAGGATTATGAGAATGGCACCAATGCTCAGAAGGTGGGAGACTTATATTCTATAGGAATGGATAGTGTAAAATTGAATAGCGATGGTGCTGAGCCAATTAGACCATTGTTACAGAAAATTGCAGATGTAGTGAGTAAAGAGGATATAATAAGAGTGTCTGCGCAACTTTCAAAAGTGGTTTCAAATCCATTCTTCGGCTTTTCTGTTGGTCCGGACGATAAAAACAGCAGTATGAATATTGTTCATATATATCAATCCGGTATTGGAATGGGCGACAGGGATTACTATCTTTTGCAGAATGAGCATTCACAAAATCTTCGTGCAGCTTATATAAAGTTGATGGAGACACAATTCCAGAATACAGGTTATAGTGAAGCAGACGCTAAAAAAGCAGCTGCTAATGTGATGAAAATTGAAACTGAGCTTGCAGGTGCGCATGTGACAAAAGAGATGCGTCGCTTACCGGAACTTAATTACCATAAGCTATTGGTCTCAGAACTTGATAATCAGGTTGCACCATTTGCATGGAATATATATTTTGATGAACTAGGCGCTGCCGGTATTGATAGCCTAAATGTTTCTCAGATTGAACCGGTGAAAGCTGCAATTGCCATAATTGAAAGAGAACCGATTGAGGTGCTGAAAGATTATCTTAGCTGGAAAGTTATAAATTCAGCTGCAAATTATTTGAGTGATGATTTTGTAAATGCTAATTTCGAGTTTTATGGTAGAACAATGAGTGGAAGTAAAGAGCTACGCCCTCGTTGGAGAAGAACCATAGATGCAGTTAATGGTGCAATGGGTGAGGCAGTTGGACAACTGTATGTTGAGAAGTATTTTCCTGCTGAAGCAAAAGAGAGGATGCTTAATCTCGTTGAGAACCTGAAAATATCTCTTGGCGAACGTATTAGTCAGCTGGAATGGATGAGTGATGCTACTAAGGAAAAAGCGCAGGAAAAACTTGGTACATTTATCGTAAAGATTGGGTATCCCGACAAATGGAAAGATTATTCATCACTTGAGATTAAGGATGATTCATACTGGCAGAATATTATGCGTGCTTCTGAGTTTGCATGGGAAGAAATGATGGATGAGCTTGGAAAACCGGTTGACCGTACAAAATGGTATATGTCTCCACAAACAGTAAATGCATATTATAGTCCTTCATCAAATGAGATATGCTTCCCCGCGGGAATATTGCAGCCCCCATTTTTCTATATGGATGGTGATGATGCTATAAACTATGGTGGAATTGGTGTTGTTATTGGACATGAAATGACACATGGCTTTGATGATCAGGGCAGGAAGTTTGATAAAGATGGTAATCTTACCGACTGGTGGACAGCGGAGGATGCTGCCAGATTTGATGAAAGAGCAAAGGTGTTGGTAGATTTCTTCGATAATATTGTGGTACTTGACACTGTGCATGCTAATGGAACATTTACATTGGGTGAGAATATTGCCGACCATGGTGGTCTTCAGGTTGCATATCATGCTTTTCAGAAAACAGATCAGGCTAAAAAAGATGAAAATATTGATGGCTTCACTCCAGCACAACGTTTCTTTTTAAGTTATGCCGGACTTTGGGCAGGAAATGTTCGCGATGCTGAGATTCTAAGGCTCACTCAAATCGATCCGCACTCTCTTGGAAAATGGAGGGTTGATGGAGCTTTACCTCATATTGAAGCATGGTATGAAGCATTTGGTATAGATTCTGAGGATCCTATGTATGTACCGGCAGAAGAGCGTGCTTCTATCTGGTAG
- a CDS encoding peptidylprolyl isomerase: protein MATLQNIRNKGPLLVIVIGVALLAFVLGDLFSSGSLLVGKARDRAFVVNGEVITTQEYSNKITEFEEFQKMISGQSSLDENISLQIREAVYQQMVRDRLLKDQADDLGLVVTKEEINDLVYGQSVSPILQQLPFFVDPQTGIFSRTALVEFLNVINTPNPNPQEQALVDQYKSLWLFIENMIKTQRLEEKYISLLSNSVIVNDLEAKRTFDLSQQNAEIEYVMKSYFTVPDSSVTVTDKEIRDFYNKNKKSFKLEAPIVKISYFTKEIVPSDEDFAAIEQQSHTAFEQLQSAVNPATVVADYSDIPYRDVFMGERLLTPSQLDFARTANISDIYGPVREGDSFQLYKLVDKTVAPDSVYLSMMAVPTSTMVGQDSVITQFVDSIYNSIKNGESFANVANSLNPGSNGGDVGWAREIDLLPFGKEMVDAAFNAPVGEPVRISLPGQQVIFQVEQKTKPVNKFKLAVINMPVLPSEKTSNNIDNELNQFVSKEDIKQNFNQLATEAGYMVIPNMSFSANDFSLGQISGSRQVISWAVNQKEIGAVRKFDLTNLRIVARVDEVIPSGTSPISEVADIIRTQLINKKKADKIIADLEQQNIASIEDYAEAMNSRVDSVRFVNFTTQNIVGLGYEPVINAVSSFAPLNTVVGPMEGNMGVFVTKVIDRSEGSAEYNDKEQKESLLNNNAYRLQMQALETLKSKLGVEDNRYRFF from the coding sequence ATGGCAACTTTACAAAACATCAGAAATAAAGGACCGCTGCTGGTCATTGTTATAGGTGTAGCACTGCTAGCCTTTGTGTTAGGAGACCTTTTCAGTTCCGGATCATTGCTTGTAGGAAAAGCAAGGGATAGAGCTTTTGTTGTTAATGGAGAAGTTATAACAACACAAGAATACTCAAACAAGATAACTGAATTTGAGGAATTCCAAAAAATGATCAGCGGACAATCTTCACTAGATGAAAACATTTCATTACAGATTCGTGAGGCAGTTTATCAGCAAATGGTTCGCGACAGATTGCTTAAAGATCAGGCTGATGATCTTGGATTAGTAGTAACAAAGGAAGAGATAAATGATCTTGTATATGGTCAGTCTGTTTCACCTATTTTACAACAGTTACCATTTTTCGTGGATCCCCAGACTGGAATATTCAGCCGTACAGCATTAGTCGAGTTTTTAAATGTTATCAATACTCCAAACCCAAATCCTCAGGAACAAGCTTTAGTGGATCAGTATAAATCATTATGGCTGTTCATTGAGAATATGATTAAAACCCAGCGTCTTGAAGAAAAGTATATCTCTCTGCTTTCCAATTCAGTTATAGTTAATGATTTAGAGGCTAAGAGAACATTCGATTTATCACAACAGAATGCTGAGATCGAATATGTTATGAAGAGCTATTTTACTGTACCTGATTCTAGTGTAACAGTAACTGATAAGGAAATAAGAGATTTCTATAATAAAAATAAGAAATCGTTTAAGCTTGAAGCTCCAATTGTAAAGATATCATATTTTACTAAAGAGATTGTTCCAAGTGATGAGGATTTTGCTGCAATAGAGCAACAGTCACATACTGCTTTTGAACAGTTACAATCAGCTGTAAATCCTGCAACTGTTGTTGCTGATTATTCAGATATCCCATATCGCGATGTATTTATGGGTGAAAGATTGCTTACACCTTCTCAACTTGACTTTGCCAGAACAGCAAATATTTCTGATATATATGGACCAGTACGTGAGGGTGATTCATTCCAGCTTTATAAGCTTGTTGATAAAACTGTTGCACCTGACTCAGTATATCTAAGTATGATGGCTGTACCAACATCTACAATGGTAGGACAAGATTCAGTGATAACACAATTTGTTGATAGTATTTATAACTCTATTAAAAACGGCGAATCGTTTGCAAATGTGGCTAATAGTCTGAATCCCGGTTCTAACGGAGGTGATGTGGGATGGGCAAGAGAAATTGATCTTCTTCCTTTTGGTAAAGAGATGGTTGATGCCGCGTTCAATGCACCGGTAGGTGAGCCTGTTAGGATATCATTGCCAGGACAGCAAGTAATCTTCCAGGTAGAACAAAAAACAAAACCTGTGAATAAATTCAAGCTTGCAGTAATAAATATGCCTGTATTGCCTAGTGAGAAAACATCAAATAATATAGATAACGAGTTAAATCAATTTGTCTCAAAAGAAGATATTAAACAAAACTTCAATCAATTGGCAACTGAAGCAGGATATATGGTCATTCCGAATATGTCGTTCTCTGCTAATGATTTTTCTTTGGGACAAATATCAGGTTCTCGCCAGGTAATTTCATGGGCTGTTAATCAGAAGGAGATTGGTGCAGTCAGAAAATTTGATCTTACAAATTTAAGAATAGTTGCAAGAGTAGATGAAGTTATTCCGTCAGGTACTAGTCCAATTTCAGAAGTTGCTGACATTATCAGAACGCAGTTAATCAATAAGAAAAAGGCTGACAAAATAATAGCTGATTTAGAGCAGCAGAACATTGCATCTATAGAAGATTATGCTGAAGCTATGAATTCAAGAGTTGATTCAGTTAGATTTGTAAACTTTACAACACAGAATATAGTTGGTTTGGGATATGAGCCTGTTATTAACGCTGTGTCATCATTTGCGCCTCTTAATACAGTTGTAGGACCTATGGAAGGTAATATGGGTGTATTTGTTACGAAAGTTATTGATCGTTCTGAAGGAAGTGCGGAATATAACGACAAAGAGCAGAAAGAATCACTGTTGAATAATAATGCTTACAGATTACAAATGCAGGCATTAGAAACTCTTAAGAGTAAGCTGGGAGTTGAGGATAACAGATATAGGTTCTTCTGA
- a CDS encoding nitroreductase family protein, with translation MDSIDFLEFVSSRQSVRAYDTNRPVEKEKIERILETARLSPSACNAQPWHIIVVDDPVIKNRVADATSARALGMNHFTKQAPVHLVLVEEKVNLSSGIGGWVKQKDYAQMDLGVIAAHIVLAAHAEGLGSCILGWFNEPAMREILSIPDSKRVWLDITIGYSTQSLREKKRKQINEIVSYNGYKKG, from the coding sequence ATGGATAGTATTGATTTTCTTGAATTTGTCTCTTCACGTCAGAGTGTTCGTGCATATGACACAAACCGACCGGTAGAAAAGGAGAAAATTGAACGTATTTTAGAGACGGCCAGATTGTCTCCTTCTGCTTGTAATGCTCAGCCTTGGCATATTATTGTTGTTGATGATCCGGTAATAAAGAACAGGGTGGCTGATGCCACTTCTGCCCGAGCTCTGGGTATGAATCATTTTACTAAACAGGCTCCCGTGCATTTAGTACTGGTTGAGGAAAAAGTAAACCTATCTTCAGGCATTGGCGGATGGGTGAAACAGAAAGATTATGCACAGATGGATTTGGGTGTTATTGCAGCACATATAGTTTTAGCAGCTCATGCAGAAGGATTGGGCTCATGTATTCTTGGATGGTTTAACGAGCCAGCAATGCGTGAGATACTTTCAATTCCAGACTCAAAAAGAGTTTGGCTGGATATAACAATTGGATATAGCACTCAGTCCTTAAGAGAAAAAAAGAGAAAGCAAATTAATGAGATAGTATCATATAACGGATATAAAAAGGGTTAA
- a CDS encoding tetratricopeptide repeat protein, translating to MRKLLLTGFLAIAVIAGAIAQKAGYDPVNAPFGHGEDSVNCRVNLSLMQTAAKAEAYESALIPWSSVYENCPAASKNTFIYGPRIFKALYEKETDAAKKKEYLDKTLEIYDKRITYFGKDDPKETIIAYKTYDYMELMGDQADQKQIYEWLNESVNGLKDKMYPLDAYSYYMLSSLSLYLNDNSLKDQYISDYFNVMDYIEKAIANAKAANDQGSADYLGIVQEGIQTAFVNSGAGDCKTLTEYYADKVEPNKTNKEFLSEVVNALGSIGCNDSDLYFTVSEYLHKLEPSANAALGLANKSLRDKDYETAVKYYSEAANLETDKVRASEYMLQLASIFSNQRNFARARQAAYDALEYNPNNGDAYILVAQLYASSANNIFPETEKAGLVYCAAVDKLQKARSVDPSVASKANSLISSYSARFLDTETAFMMGYKTGETVFIPGWIGENTTVRLR from the coding sequence ATGAGAAAATTATTATTAACTGGTTTTTTGGCTATAGCAGTAATAGCCGGAGCAATTGCCCAAAAAGCGGGATACGATCCTGTGAACGCGCCTTTTGGTCATGGAGAGGACAGCGTAAATTGTCGTGTTAATCTAAGTTTGATGCAAACTGCAGCTAAAGCTGAAGCTTATGAATCTGCTTTGATACCATGGTCATCAGTTTACGAAAACTGTCCAGCCGCAAGTAAGAATACATTTATTTACGGTCCCAGAATTTTCAAAGCTCTTTATGAGAAAGAGACTGATGCTGCAAAGAAAAAAGAGTACCTCGATAAGACTCTGGAAATATATGATAAGAGGATAACCTATTTTGGTAAAGATGATCCGAAAGAGACAATAATTGCATATAAAACATATGATTATATGGAATTAATGGGTGATCAGGCAGATCAGAAACAGATTTATGAATGGTTAAATGAATCTGTAAATGGGTTGAAAGATAAAATGTATCCTCTTGATGCTTACTCATATTATATGCTTTCTTCTTTGAGTCTTTATCTGAACGATAATTCTTTAAAGGATCAGTATATTTCTGACTACTTTAATGTAATGGATTATATAGAAAAAGCTATTGCTAATGCAAAAGCTGCTAATGATCAGGGAAGTGCTGACTATTTAGGAATAGTTCAGGAAGGTATACAAACTGCGTTTGTTAATAGTGGAGCAGGAGATTGCAAAACACTTACTGAATATTATGCAGATAAAGTGGAACCTAACAAAACTAATAAAGAATTTCTCAGTGAAGTTGTAAATGCTTTGGGTTCTATCGGTTGTAATGATTCTGATTTGTATTTTACTGTTTCAGAATATCTGCATAAGCTGGAGCCATCAGCTAATGCTGCTTTAGGTCTTGCAAACAAGAGTCTGAGAGATAAAGACTACGAAACAGCAGTTAAATATTACAGTGAGGCAGCAAATTTGGAAACTGACAAAGTTAGAGCTTCAGAGTATATGTTGCAACTTGCAAGTATCTTCTCAAACCAGCGCAATTTTGCAAGAGCAAGACAGGCTGCATATGATGCACTGGAATATAATCCAAACAATGGAGATGCTTATATACTGGTAGCTCAGTTGTATGCAAGTTCAGCAAATAATATTTTCCCCGAGACCGAAAAAGCAGGCTTGGTATACTGTGCAGCTGTAGACAAACTGCAAAAAGCAAGATCAGTTGATCCAAGTGTAGCAAGTAAAGCAAATAGCCTTATCAGCAGCTACTCTGCAAGGTTCCTGGATACTGAGACTGCATTTATGATGGGTTATAAAACTGGTGAAACAGTATTCATTCCTGGTTGGATTGGAGAAAATACTACAGTAAGACTTAGATAA
- the dapA gene encoding 4-hydroxy-tetrahydrodipicolinate synthase translates to MTEVNLKGLGVAMITPFNDDGSIDYEALSRLIDYQLDNGTDYIVALGTTAETPTLSKDEKKEVSRFIVKKVDGRVPVVLGVGGNNTLALVEELKRSDFSGISAILSVTPYYNKPTQEGLYQHYKALSEASPLPLILYNVPGRTGVNMTSETTLRIANDCSKVIAIKEASGKLDQIEEIIKGSPKGFSVISGDDAVTTAVIDMGGIGVISVFGNAFPKEMSWLVDCALKGDSINARNKMEEDFNELFHLIFIEGNPAGVKSILSQKGIIKNRLRLPLVPVSDKTALMIKEALSKAKYL, encoded by the coding sequence ATGACAGAAGTAAACTTGAAAGGCTTGGGAGTAGCCATGATCACTCCTTTTAATGATGATGGTTCGATCGATTATGAAGCTTTATCCCGCTTAATTGATTATCAGTTGGATAATGGAACAGATTATATTGTGGCTCTTGGCACAACTGCTGAAACTCCCACACTCTCTAAAGATGAGAAAAAAGAGGTATCTAGATTCATAGTTAAAAAAGTTGACGGAAGGGTACCGGTTGTTTTGGGTGTAGGAGGTAATAATACTTTAGCACTTGTTGAGGAACTGAAAAGGTCTGACTTTAGTGGTATTAGTGCAATACTTTCGGTAACTCCTTATTATAATAAACCTACACAGGAGGGACTTTATCAGCATTATAAAGCCCTCTCGGAAGCATCACCTCTGCCTCTGATCTTATATAATGTGCCTGGCAGAACAGGTGTGAATATGACTTCTGAAACTACTCTAAGAATTGCAAATGATTGTAGTAAAGTGATCGCAATAAAAGAGGCATCTGGTAAACTGGATCAGATTGAAGAAATTATAAAAGGGTCCCCTAAAGGTTTTTCTGTAATTTCAGGAGATGATGCTGTAACAACTGCAGTAATTGATATGGGAGGGATAGGTGTTATTTCTGTTTTCGGGAATGCTTTTCCAAAGGAAATGTCATGGCTAGTGGATTGTGCACTTAAAGGTGATTCTATTAATGCCAGAAATAAAATGGAGGAGGATTTTAATGAGCTTTTTCACCTTATTTTTATAGAAGGAAATCCAGCAGGTGTGAAATCAATTCTGAGTCAAAAAGGTATAATTAAGAACAGATTGCGATTACCACTTGTACCAGTTAGCGATAAGACTGCTTTAATGATAAAAGAGGCTTTGAGTAAAGCTAAATATCTTTGA
- a CDS encoding hemolysin family protein encodes MTISLEIVLWITFLILSIFFSGIDMAFVATDKLQFAITRKNKGVYNFMLNSIYGNSREFLATLIIGKVISLVLFVYFTILISGIFFRNYFVQDWISIILIILFTTFIILISNELIPRTLFKINPSSWIKAFAIPSFFFFILLFPIAYIFIFISEGILRLFGLKFIQPVDQTFSRVDLDTFVKKNIDDPSRISEMDSEVKIFRNALDFSSMKLRDCMVPRADIVAVSIDTDIDTLKDKFIETGISRILVFKEDIDDIAGYIHMWEIFTNPKDWTKKIASISFVPESMQASKLMSELMLQRKSIAVVVDEFGGTSGIVTMEDLVEEIFGEIEDEYDIKSKFVKKESKGQYVLSGRVEIDHLNEVYGLEIPESDEYSTVAGYLLHHTQRFPKTYENVVIGDYNFKILKVTDRKIEVVRLITDNSKEIETSV; translated from the coding sequence ATGACAATATCTTTAGAAATAGTATTGTGGATTACATTTCTTATCTTGTCGATATTCTTTTCAGGTATAGATATGGCTTTTGTTGCAACAGATAAGCTTCAGTTTGCTATTACCAGGAAAAATAAAGGGGTTTATAATTTTATGCTAAATTCAATCTATGGAAATTCCCGAGAATTTTTAGCAACATTGATAATTGGTAAAGTTATATCTCTAGTCCTGTTTGTATATTTTACAATACTTATTTCCGGAATTTTTTTTAGAAACTATTTTGTTCAGGATTGGATCAGTATTATTCTTATAATTTTATTTACCACTTTTATTATTCTTATATCTAATGAGCTTATACCTAGAACATTATTCAAGATTAACCCAAGTTCATGGATAAAGGCTTTTGCAATACCATCATTTTTCTTCTTTATCTTGCTTTTTCCGATCGCATATATTTTTATTTTTATTTCTGAAGGAATACTGAGATTGTTTGGTTTGAAATTTATTCAGCCTGTTGATCAAACATTCAGCAGAGTGGATCTGGACACTTTCGTGAAAAAAAATATAGATGATCCTTCCAGAATCAGCGAAATGGATTCAGAAGTAAAGATATTCAGGAATGCCTTGGATTTCAGCTCGATGAAACTGAGGGATTGTATGGTTCCAAGAGCTGATATAGTAGCTGTTAGTATTGATACAGATATTGATACTCTAAAAGATAAGTTTATTGAGACCGGCATTTCCAGGATACTGGTATTTAAGGAGGATATTGATGATATTGCAGGGTATATTCATATGTGGGAGATTTTCACAAATCCGAAAGACTGGACTAAAAAAATTGCTTCTATTTCATTTGTTCCAGAAAGTATGCAGGCTAGCAAACTCATGAGTGAACTGATGCTACAGCGTAAAAGTATTGCGGTTGTTGTGGACGAATTTGGGGGTACTTCAGGTATTGTAACTATGGAAGATCTTGTAGAAGAGATTTTTGGAGAAATCGAGGATGAATATGACATTAAATCTAAATTTGTTAAAAAGGAGTCAAAAGGTCAGTATGTACTTTCGGGACGCGTAGAAATCGACCATCTCAACGAGGTTTATGGACTGGAGATACCTGAGTCAGATGAATACTCAACAGTTGCAGGATACCTTCTTCACCATACTCAGCGTTTTCCTAAAACTTATGAAAATGTAGTTATAGGTGATTATAATTTCAAGATATTGAAAGTTACAGATCGTAAAATTGAGGTAGTCCGCCTGATAACTGACAATAGCAAAGAGATTGAAACTTCAGTATAA
- a CDS encoding riboflavin synthase, whose protein sequence is MFSGIVEEAATVVALEKDQSNLNISLKCSFTNELKIDQSISHNGVCLTVVSIDGDVYTVTAIKETLDISNLGLLEVGSKVNLERSMMMNGRLDGHIVQGHVDQTAICKDVTEVGGSWYFTFEYEFDKEKAAKGYMTVDKGSVTVNGVSLTVVEPTDNSFKVAIIPYTYEHTNFHQIKVGSVVNLEFDIIGKYISRLLNLNIEQ, encoded by the coding sequence ATGTTTTCTGGAATAGTTGAAGAGGCTGCAACTGTTGTTGCATTGGAAAAAGATCAATCTAACCTTAATATATCTCTGAAATGTTCTTTTACAAATGAATTGAAAATTGATCAGAGCATATCTCATAATGGGGTATGCCTGACTGTTGTTTCTATTGATGGTGACGTTTATACTGTGACAGCTATAAAGGAGACTTTAGATATTTCAAACCTTGGTCTGCTTGAAGTTGGTAGTAAAGTTAACCTGGAGCGCAGTATGATGATGAATGGCCGACTTGATGGACATATCGTACAGGGGCATGTAGATCAGACTGCTATTTGTAAAGATGTGACAGAGGTTGGTGGAAGCTGGTACTTTACTTTTGAATATGAGTTTGATAAAGAGAAGGCCGCTAAGGGTTATATGACTGTTGATAAAGGTTCTGTAACTGTAAATGGTGTAAGTTTAACTGTGGTTGAGCCTACTGATAACAGTTTTAAAGTTGCTATAATTCCATACACTTACGAACATACAAATTTTCATCAAATTAAAGTGGGAAGTGTAGTGAATCTTGAATTTGATATAATTGGAAAGTATATTAGCCGTTTGCTCAATCTTAATATAGAGCAATAA
- the lptC gene encoding LPS export ABC transporter periplasmic protein LptC produces MLKLQHNISKFRRITTTLWLVVMLLYFVSCKNGNDNLVDFKYDPEVIPTMITDSAYQLLSDSGVTRYKISYDVWMVFDKAKEPYQFFPNGLYLERFTPDFTTEATVEADTAWYFDDKKLWRLRSNVHVQNMQGEEFNSEELFWDMENGKVYSNTYIEIKRKDSQLKGYGFESNEQMTDYRIFRPHDGKLPFVDKPSVPTDSLEIEKTDSTANINKIGDQEAIILME; encoded by the coding sequence GTGTTGAAGTTACAACACAACATATCAAAATTTAGGCGCATAACAACCACCCTTTGGCTGGTTGTTATGCTGCTTTATTTCGTCTCCTGTAAGAATGGTAATGACAATCTTGTTGATTTTAAGTATGATCCTGAGGTAATACCTACAATGATTACTGACTCTGCATATCAGTTGCTTTCAGACTCAGGTGTAACTCGCTATAAAATCTCTTACGATGTATGGATGGTATTTGATAAGGCTAAGGAGCCGTATCAGTTTTTTCCAAATGGTCTATACTTAGAAAGGTTTACTCCCGATTTTACTACTGAAGCTACAGTAGAGGCGGATACTGCCTGGTACTTTGATGATAAAAAGTTATGGAGATTGAGAAGTAACGTTCATGTTCAGAATATGCAGGGTGAAGAGTTTAATAGTGAAGAACTCTTTTGGGATATGGAGAATGGAAAGGTTTACTCTAATACTTATATCGAGATTAAACGAAAAGATTCACAACTTAAAGGTTATGGATTTGAGTCAAATGAACAGATGACTGATTATAGGATTTTTCGGCCTCACGATGGAAAACTTCCTTTTGTTGACAAACCTTCAGTACCAACAGACTCTCTTGAAATTGAGAAAACTGATTCTACTGCAAATATTAATAAAATTGGTGATCAGGAAGCAATTATATTAATGGAATAA